One Thermofilum pendens Hrk 5 DNA segment encodes these proteins:
- the asnS gene encoding asparagine--tRNA ligase: MSTAVKPIREALRLPAGSQVTVRGWVYRRRDLGDKAFVVVRDSTGIIQAVFTPESPGHALARKVTVESSVIVGGALREDPRAPGGKEIAGRNIEIVGLAENFPIRRDASREFLLEVRHLAVRSRKMTAVLKLRSTVFEALHEWFRSNGFYEVHCPMFISAAVEGGATLFPVKYVDGSTVYLTQSSQFYLEALIYSLEKVYTVAPSFRAEKSRTRRHLTEFWHAEAEVAWTGLEGILKVEEELVSHIVRRVLEKNREELELLGRNLEPLKNVEPPFPRISYDKAIEILQGKGLNVKWGDDLGADEERALTEEFDKPFFLYGFPVGVKAFYHKNDPSRPEVTLSADLLAPEGYGEIIGGGERIEKLEELLDKIKQFGLNPSDYEWYLDLRRYGTVPHAGFGLGMDRLVTWIAGLDHIVDSIPFPRTVTRTYP; the protein is encoded by the coding sequence ATGTCCACAGCCGTTAAGCCGATACGCGAGGCTTTAAGGCTTCCTGCAGGCTCGCAGGTGACCGTGAGGGGGTGGGTTTACCGTAGGCGCGACCTCGGGGATAAAGCCTTCGTGGTGGTTAGGGATTCAACCGGGATAATACAGGCTGTCTTTACGCCAGAGTCTCCGGGGCACGCCTTGGCGAGAAAGGTGACCGTGGAGTCCTCCGTGATCGTTGGGGGAGCTCTGAGGGAGGATCCCAGGGCGCCGGGGGGCAAGGAAATAGCCGGTAGAAACATAGAGATAGTTGGGCTCGCGGAGAACTTTCCGATCAGAAGAGACGCGTCGAGGGAGTTTCTACTCGAGGTTCGACACCTTGCCGTGAGGAGCAGGAAGATGACCGCTGTTTTGAAGCTGAGGAGCACAGTCTTCGAAGCTCTCCACGAGTGGTTTAGGAGCAACGGTTTCTACGAGGTTCACTGCCCGATGTTCATATCGGCGGCGGTGGAGGGCGGGGCCACGCTTTTCCCGGTGAAGTACGTGGACGGGAGCACGGTTTACTTAACGCAGTCTTCCCAGTTCTACCTCGAGGCGCTCATCTACAGCTTGGAAAAAGTTTACACCGTGGCTCCTTCTTTCAGGGCGGAGAAGTCGAGGACGAGGCGCCACCTTACGGAGTTCTGGCACGCGGAGGCAGAGGTCGCGTGGACGGGGCTAGAAGGAATACTGAAGGTAGAGGAGGAGCTCGTCTCGCACATAGTTAGGAGGGTCTTGGAGAAGAACCGGGAGGAACTGGAGCTTCTCGGGAGGAACCTGGAGCCTTTGAAGAACGTGGAGCCCCCCTTCCCCAGGATTAGCTACGACAAGGCGATAGAGATACTGCAGGGTAAAGGTTTAAACGTGAAGTGGGGCGACGACCTGGGGGCGGACGAGGAGCGGGCACTCACGGAGGAGTTCGACAAGCCTTTCTTCCTTTACGGCTTCCCCGTCGGCGTGAAGGCTTTTTACCACAAGAACGACCCCTCGAGGCCGGAAGTAACTTTGTCCGCGGATCTCCTAGCTCCGGAAGGCTACGGCGAGATAATAGGCGGAGGGGAGAGGATAGAGAAGCTAGAAGAGCTACTGGACAAGATCAAGCAGTTCGGGCTAAACCCGAGCGACTACGAATGGTACCTGGACCTCAGGCGCTATGGCACGGTGCCACACGCCGGCTTTGGGCTCGGCATGGATAGGCTCGTAACTTGGATAGCGGGGCTCGACCACATAGTTGACTCTATACCGTTCCCAAGGACGGTTACGCGCACCTACCCCTAG
- a CDS encoding FeoA family protein, producing the protein MASRGYVPLALVPPGSVVRLVEVQGGHGVLRRLFELGILPGVEFRVVFNGAGPTVIERNGARLALGRGIAMRLLVEVVQSG; encoded by the coding sequence ATGGCAAGCCGCGGTTACGTGCCGCTAGCGCTCGTCCCGCCAGGTAGCGTTGTAAGGCTAGTCGAGGTTCAAGGCGGTCATGGAGTGTTGAGGAGGCTGTTCGAGCTCGGAATACTTCCGGGCGTGGAGTTCAGAGTGGTTTTCAACGGCGCGGGTCCAACGGTGATAGAGAGGAACGGGGCTAGGCTGGCGCTTGGAAGGGGTATAGCGATGAGACTTCTAGTCGAGGTGGTGCAGAGTGGCTAA
- the feoB gene encoding ferrous iron transport protein B, producing MAKEVRVALAGAPNVGKSTLFNVLVGAHRFVGNWPGKTVDRYEGEVEHHGVRIRFIDLPGTYSLSAQSEEEEIARDFIVNEKPDTVIVVVNAVSMETTMYLALQVLELYDKVVIAVNKIDVAAKMGVHIHVERLSRLLGVPVVPISALKKTGLHELLEATLAVATGSLRTKRLKLSYGILDYYAGQLSGKISKCGALGNAPQEWLALRLLEGDRQIERKAREACPDVLEEALRLRKIVEDETGKSPSLLAASARYSLIAKVLEESVHAERVVTPAFTERLDSYLLRPAIGHLVLFLLVLGSLVLVLGLNTGFPIKQIAEALGMEELASIFEQYTLSGLLSSLFASLGDYLRTLLASQGFPEWAVSLAVDGILAGVGGVLSFLPLIFLVFVVFGFLEDTGIMARIAATYHNLMVRIGLSGKALMPLLLGFGCNVPAIMGTKILSTDREKVLASLLAPLIPCQARLVVLLLLASAIPNPLVSAFLLVFIYAYALLLVAALGYVFSKLFFKAEEEPELLVELPPYHRPSLRVIWWYAWDNTLHFLKKAGVIIFSLSIVVWILMSTGPAGYTQDVGTSYAYLIGTSLAPALALVGLGKWQVALALLSGFIAKESVASTLIIATGANTFSEAFSSLGLNTAQVASLMVFATLYTPCLATVSAFYVQTRNIKYALLLVFYELLIAFASSFTVYSLLSALVH from the coding sequence GTGGCTAAAGAGGTTAGGGTGGCGCTAGCCGGCGCCCCCAATGTCGGTAAAAGCACGCTGTTCAACGTGCTTGTAGGGGCTCATAGGTTCGTAGGCAACTGGCCGGGAAAAACTGTGGATAGGTACGAGGGAGAGGTGGAGCACCACGGCGTGAGGATACGCTTTATCGACCTGCCGGGAACTTACAGTCTGAGCGCTCAGAGCGAGGAAGAAGAAATAGCTAGGGACTTCATCGTGAACGAGAAACCGGACACCGTGATAGTAGTCGTGAACGCTGTGTCTATGGAGACCACAATGTACCTCGCCCTTCAAGTCCTCGAGCTATACGATAAGGTGGTTATTGCCGTCAACAAGATCGATGTAGCCGCGAAGATGGGGGTACACATCCACGTAGAGAGGCTTTCGAGGCTACTCGGAGTACCGGTTGTACCCATCTCGGCGCTGAAGAAAACGGGGCTCCACGAGCTACTGGAGGCAACCCTGGCGGTCGCCACCGGTAGCCTAAGAACGAAGAGGCTAAAGCTATCCTACGGCATCCTCGACTACTACGCCGGGCAGCTCTCCGGGAAGATCTCCAAGTGCGGCGCCTTGGGCAACGCGCCCCAGGAGTGGCTCGCCCTGAGGCTACTTGAGGGCGACAGGCAGATCGAGAGGAAGGCCCGAGAGGCGTGCCCGGATGTTCTCGAAGAGGCGTTAAGGCTTAGGAAGATCGTCGAGGACGAAACGGGGAAGAGCCCCTCCTTGCTAGCTGCGAGTGCGCGTTACAGTTTAATAGCGAAGGTACTCGAAGAGTCCGTCCACGCGGAGAGGGTAGTTACGCCTGCTTTTACGGAGAGGCTTGACAGCTACCTGCTCCGCCCCGCGATAGGCCACTTGGTACTGTTCCTACTCGTGCTGGGATCCCTCGTATTAGTGCTGGGGCTGAACACGGGTTTTCCGATTAAGCAGATAGCTGAGGCTCTAGGCATGGAGGAGCTCGCATCGATATTCGAACAATACACGCTGAGCGGTCTCCTGTCGTCGCTCTTCGCGTCGCTCGGGGACTACCTAAGGACGCTGCTCGCCAGCCAGGGTTTCCCCGAGTGGGCTGTCTCTTTGGCGGTCGACGGTATACTGGCGGGAGTCGGGGGTGTGCTATCGTTTCTGCCATTAATCTTCCTGGTCTTCGTAGTGTTCGGCTTCTTGGAGGATACGGGGATCATGGCCAGGATAGCCGCGACTTACCACAACCTCATGGTCCGTATCGGGCTCTCGGGGAAGGCTCTTATGCCCCTCCTCCTGGGCTTCGGGTGTAACGTTCCAGCGATAATGGGGACCAAGATACTCTCCACGGATAGAGAAAAGGTGCTCGCCTCCCTGCTGGCGCCTCTAATACCGTGTCAGGCCAGGCTCGTAGTCTTGCTACTACTAGCTTCGGCTATTCCGAACCCCTTGGTCTCCGCCTTCCTCCTCGTGTTCATCTACGCATACGCCCTCCTCCTTGTAGCCGCTCTTGGCTATGTTTTCTCCAAGTTGTTCTTCAAAGCGGAGGAAGAGCCGGAGCTACTGGTAGAGCTGCCGCCTTACCACAGGCCAAGCCTCAGGGTTATCTGGTGGTATGCCTGGGACAATACCCTGCATTTCCTCAAGAAGGCAGGGGTCATAATATTCTCGCTGTCGATCGTCGTCTGGATACTCATGAGCACAGGCCCCGCCGGTTACACGCAGGACGTAGGCACATCCTATGCCTACCTTATCGGCACAAGCCTCGCCCCGGCTCTAGCGCTCGTAGGGCTAGGGAAGTGGCAGGTAGCGCTAGCGTTGCTCTCAGGCTTCATAGCTAAGGAAAGCGTTGCCTCAACGCTAATAATCGCCACCGGGGCGAATACCTTTAGCGAGGCTTTCTCGTCTCTTGGACTGAACACGGCCCAAGTAGCCTCACTGATGGTATTCGCGACGCTGTACACGCCGTGCCTCGCAACGGTTTCAGCGTTCTACGTCCAGACAAGGAACATTAAGTACGCCTTGCTGCTCGTGTTCTACGAGCTCCTTATAGCTTTCGCTTCGTCCTTCACAGTATACAGCCTGCTCAGCGCGCTGGTGCACTGA
- a CDS encoding anaerobic ribonucleoside-triphosphate reductase activating protein: protein MREHSEDVLLIGGWKETSMVDVLESVSFTLWLSYCNFRCPWCANSRLARGLEVRRATVDEIVSAVSRARAFVDYFHVTGGEPTLQYRRLEKLFERVKTEVGLPLSLDTNASIPSALEHLLRSVDVEHVAVDVKAPLDDPMLYSQVVGLPAKVAEKVVNDVRRGIAIAGRHARFLELRTLLVPGLLEPAHLERIARQLSEMELSAQRIAYVVQQFIPYEGVPEEYRGKPKTPRDVVASTAKRVAEILPGKFEVWYRTIEEGAVRVR, encoded by the coding sequence ATGCGCGAGCACTCAGAGGACGTACTACTGATTGGGGGCTGGAAGGAGACGAGCATGGTCGACGTGCTTGAAAGCGTATCCTTCACGCTTTGGCTTTCCTACTGCAACTTCAGGTGTCCTTGGTGCGCTAACAGCAGGCTTGCGAGAGGGTTGGAGGTTCGCAGGGCGACCGTTGACGAGATAGTATCCGCAGTTTCGCGGGCCAGGGCTTTCGTTGACTACTTCCACGTGACGGGCGGAGAGCCTACGTTGCAGTACAGGAGGCTTGAGAAGCTCTTCGAGAGGGTTAAGACCGAAGTTGGATTGCCGCTCAGCTTGGACACCAACGCCTCCATCCCATCGGCGCTTGAGCACCTTCTGAGAAGCGTCGACGTTGAACACGTAGCAGTAGACGTCAAAGCTCCGCTGGACGACCCGATGCTTTACTCCCAGGTGGTGGGCCTGCCTGCGAAAGTAGCGGAGAAAGTAGTGAATGACGTCAGGAGGGGCATAGCCATTGCTGGTAGACACGCCCGCTTCCTGGAGCTGAGAACTCTCCTCGTACCCGGGCTTCTAGAGCCCGCGCACCTGGAGAGGATAGCGCGTCAGCTCTCAGAAATGGAGCTGAGCGCGCAGCGCATAGCATATGTTGTACAGCAGTTTATACCCTACGAGGGAGTACCGGAGGAGTACAGAGGGAAGCCGAAGACCCCCAGGGACGTCGTAGCGAGTACCGCTAAAAGGGTGGCGGAGATACTTCCGGGGAAATTCGAGGTATGGTACAGGACCATCGAGGAAGGAGCGGTGAGGGTGCGGTAA
- a CDS encoding MFS transporter has protein sequence MGSLRRESIAMALVLLTEILVGLATGVQRTILGVASHAAGGSFLLPIVSFGAFKATFDLFTGLYAGKSRRKSLLTGTLVYTTGAVALLLLPPPLNFLVGNIFVGAGEGLVFATSALAIRDILGLERSSLSFGYIESACYFGYSIGAFVSGLVYGSLGAPATLFVILASSVLGVVSAASSHETMQYTLQERERFSTTMKTSEIVKLLFSNPSTASALLAAHMAKVADSIAWGVIPVYMVAKGLQVYHVGFAQSLLLLVWSSTMPFWSSFSDRVGRRALATLGLMINGALLIALPGTRNFPEMLLIVLVMGLSYAMYYPILPAPVADMTPPEGRDLAVGVYRALRDSGYATGALIATLILSVAPSSLDSVFIDIGSMLVVTAAAFSIVFRETRPTWPFLNLVIRHVEIIRDVLVYQQKLVEKAFGGYAEELESGIRVLKDMERKADAVKREVTWRIYSGLLPTSSRIDFERLVEEIDKVAGAVIECNERLLWVKHSEKLRDLKQLLLEMLNENIRLADMLIENLRVLSLSPLYAVRASIEIDAGERRVDELRIKAIHMIRKLLDENEIDIMSALSLMEAVNLLELTSDDFQDAADIIRIISYRHAALPPDRIARFGA, from the coding sequence GTGGGGTCCCTGAGACGCGAGAGCATCGCGATGGCTCTAGTACTCTTAACTGAGATACTCGTCGGGCTAGCTACAGGCGTGCAGCGAACCATACTTGGTGTGGCTTCGCACGCAGCTGGCGGGTCTTTCCTTCTGCCCATAGTCTCGTTCGGCGCCTTCAAGGCTACGTTCGACCTGTTCACGGGGCTGTACGCGGGGAAGAGTAGGCGTAAGTCCCTGCTGACGGGAACGCTGGTATACACTACGGGTGCGGTAGCCCTATTGCTACTCCCTCCCCCGCTTAACTTCCTGGTAGGCAACATCTTCGTGGGAGCCGGCGAGGGGCTCGTCTTCGCTACCAGTGCGCTCGCAATCCGGGACATTCTGGGGCTCGAGCGTTCATCGCTCAGCTTCGGATACATCGAGAGCGCGTGCTACTTCGGTTACTCTATCGGAGCGTTCGTTAGCGGGCTTGTCTACGGCTCCCTAGGGGCACCTGCGACGCTGTTCGTGATTCTCGCTTCCTCTGTTCTAGGCGTGGTCTCGGCTGCCAGCTCGCATGAAACTATGCAGTACACGCTGCAGGAGCGGGAGCGCTTCTCGACGACGATGAAGACGTCGGAGATCGTGAAGCTACTCTTCTCGAACCCTAGCACGGCGTCAGCCCTTCTCGCGGCGCATATGGCGAAGGTAGCTGATAGCATTGCATGGGGTGTTATCCCGGTCTACATGGTCGCCAAGGGTCTCCAGGTGTATCACGTAGGCTTCGCGCAGTCCCTGTTGCTACTCGTGTGGTCCTCTACTATGCCCTTCTGGAGTTCGTTCTCGGATAGGGTCGGCAGGCGCGCGCTGGCAACCCTTGGGTTGATGATCAACGGCGCCCTCTTGATAGCCTTGCCGGGCACGCGTAACTTCCCAGAGATGCTGCTCATAGTCCTGGTCATGGGTTTAAGCTACGCTATGTACTACCCGATACTGCCTGCACCCGTGGCAGACATGACGCCCCCGGAAGGGCGGGACCTAGCGGTAGGGGTTTACCGCGCGTTAAGGGATTCGGGCTACGCCACTGGAGCGCTTATCGCCACGCTTATACTCTCGGTTGCGCCCAGCTCCCTGGATAGCGTCTTCATAGATATCGGGAGTATGCTGGTAGTAACGGCAGCAGCCTTCTCCATCGTCTTCAGGGAAACGAGACCTACGTGGCCCTTCCTTAACCTCGTCATAAGGCACGTTGAGATAATAAGGGACGTGCTTGTGTACCAGCAGAAACTCGTGGAGAAAGCTTTCGGCGGCTACGCAGAGGAGTTGGAGTCGGGGATACGCGTGTTAAAGGATATGGAGAGGAAGGCAGACGCCGTGAAGAGGGAAGTCACCTGGAGGATTTACTCGGGGTTGCTACCCACATCCAGCAGAATAGACTTCGAGAGGCTCGTCGAGGAAATCGACAAGGTCGCCGGCGCGGTTATAGAGTGCAACGAGAGGCTTCTATGGGTGAAGCACAGCGAAAAACTCCGGGACTTGAAGCAACTCCTGCTGGAAATGTTGAACGAGAACATCAGGCTGGCGGACATGCTCATAGAAAACCTGCGCGTGCTCAGCCTATCCCCACTCTACGCGGTGCGCGCTTCGATCGAGATAGACGCGGGAGAGAGGAGGGTCGACGAGTTAAGGATAAAGGCAATACACATGATTAGAAAGCTCTTGGACGAAAACGAGATCGACATCATGTCGGCGCTGAGCCTCATGGAAGCTGTAAACCTGCTAGAGCTAACGAGCGACGACTTCCAGGACGCCGCCGACATCATCAGGATAATCAGCTACCGGCACGCCGCCCTACCTCCCGATAGAATCGCGCGGTTCGGCGCCTAG
- the twy1 gene encoding 4-demethylwyosine synthase TYW1: MQEAQRLDVARYLRAGYKLVGNHSAVAVCRWTRSALRGERLCYKSWYGIQSHRCLQMTPVLNFCDFACKFCWRMHLPGRFKLPPGWRWDEPEDIINGSIVAQRLLLIGFKGNPKVSRERFLEAMFPRHFTISLDGEPSLYPKLAELVKKVKERNFTAFLVTNGSIPIRLEELVKRDAQPTNLYLSLYGPNKEVFTATADPRIPNAWENVLRSLELLDRFTESRTVLRLTMVKDLNMVDPEGYSKLIKLGNPMFVELKGYTWVGESQKRLPISAMPTIEELEKFAKKLEELTGYKVKVEDDKSRVVMLVRDEDVWERNLKMVEEWRARVAKLDESWRSKVEDFTMEEHGKILYY, from the coding sequence ATGCAGGAGGCGCAGCGCCTAGACGTAGCGAGGTACCTCAGGGCTGGCTACAAGCTTGTAGGAAATCACAGCGCCGTTGCTGTGTGCAGGTGGACGAGGTCTGCGTTGCGCGGTGAGAGGTTATGCTACAAGAGCTGGTACGGCATACAGAGTCATAGATGTCTCCAGATGACGCCTGTCCTTAACTTCTGCGACTTTGCCTGCAAGTTCTGCTGGAGAATGCACCTACCGGGCCGCTTCAAGCTCCCGCCGGGTTGGCGGTGGGACGAGCCTGAGGACATCATAAACGGGAGTATCGTGGCGCAGAGGCTCCTCTTGATAGGCTTCAAGGGGAACCCGAAGGTGTCGAGGGAGAGGTTTCTGGAGGCGATGTTTCCAAGGCATTTCACAATAAGCCTGGACGGCGAGCCGTCACTCTACCCCAAGCTTGCCGAGCTCGTGAAGAAGGTGAAGGAGCGTAACTTCACGGCTTTCCTCGTAACGAACGGGTCTATACCCATAAGGCTAGAGGAGCTCGTGAAAAGAGATGCCCAGCCGACGAACCTCTACCTGAGCCTTTACGGACCAAACAAGGAGGTCTTCACAGCGACAGCTGACCCGAGGATTCCGAACGCCTGGGAGAACGTTTTGAGGAGCCTCGAGCTCCTAGACAGGTTCACGGAGAGCAGGACTGTTCTCAGGCTTACGATGGTGAAGGATTTGAACATGGTAGACCCCGAGGGCTACTCGAAGCTTATTAAGCTCGGGAACCCCATGTTCGTCGAGCTGAAAGGCTATACCTGGGTCGGGGAGAGCCAGAAGAGGCTACCTATATCAGCCATGCCGACAATCGAGGAGCTCGAAAAGTTCGCAAAGAAGCTGGAAGAGCTGACGGGCTACAAGGTGAAAGTGGAGGACGATAAAAGCCGGGTAGTAATGCTAGTGAGAGACGAGGATGTCTGGGAGAGGAACCTGAAGATGGTCGAGGAGTGGCGCGCGAGGGTCGCAAAGCTTGACGAGTCCTGGCGCTCCAAGGTCGAAGACTTCACGATGGAAGAGCACGGCAAGATCCTCTACTACTAG
- the nucS gene encoding endonuclease NucS, producing the protein MTVVEELRAAVSSKKLVVLVARCTVTYEGRASSKLEEGDRVILIKEDGSVIVHRPVGYEPVNYQPPGSVVSVEGDDDGFRIIVTRTKRRERLLIEVHSVKHFFSAKLEDSARFTMWGDEEDLRRAILADPSKMLGENLKPVGAEVSLGSAGFADAVFVDSEGNLVVVEVKREKASVEAVYQLKRYVERIKRETGRKVRGILAAPGFTVSAIRALKAEGLEYRQVSMKDAREVLSRLTAFW; encoded by the coding sequence ATGACGGTAGTCGAGGAACTTCGGGCAGCGGTGAGCTCCAAGAAGCTTGTGGTTCTCGTTGCGAGGTGTACTGTCACGTACGAGGGTAGGGCTTCTTCGAAGCTTGAAGAAGGAGATAGGGTCATTCTAATCAAGGAGGACGGCTCCGTAATCGTTCACAGGCCGGTGGGCTACGAGCCCGTGAACTACCAGCCCCCTGGAAGCGTGGTCTCGGTGGAGGGCGACGACGATGGCTTCAGGATTATCGTCACCCGCACTAAGAGAAGGGAAAGGCTCCTCATAGAGGTGCACAGCGTGAAGCACTTCTTCTCCGCTAAGCTCGAAGACAGCGCTCGGTTTACGATGTGGGGGGACGAGGAGGACTTAAGAAGGGCGATCCTCGCAGACCCCTCAAAAATGCTCGGAGAGAATCTGAAGCCTGTAGGCGCAGAGGTCTCCCTGGGCTCGGCCGGCTTCGCGGATGCCGTGTTCGTAGACTCCGAGGGGAACCTCGTCGTAGTGGAGGTTAAGCGTGAGAAGGCCAGCGTCGAGGCAGTCTACCAGCTGAAGCGCTACGTGGAGAGGATAAAGAGGGAGACGGGGAGGAAGGTGAGGGGGATCCTGGCAGCGCCCGGCTTCACGGTGTCGGCGATCAGAGCCCTTAAGGCTGAGGGCTTGGAGTACAGGCAAGTCAGCATGAAGGATGCCAGGGAAGTGCTGAGTCGGTTGACGGCCTTCTGGTAA
- a CDS encoding thiamine pyrophosphate-dependent enzyme, with the protein MTALDPAIYDTGKRPVWCPGCGNYGVLLALRKALAELELKPENVVIVTGIGCHGRISDYMKTNGFHTIHGRVLPLATGIKLANPNLTVIGHSGDGDAYAIGLGHLPHAARRNIDIKLIVHNNMVFGLTTGQVTPTTPLGVKTKSTPFGNPEHPLNPLLLALASGATFVARGFSGEVDHLKELIKRAILHKGFAFIDVLQPCVTFFNTYSILREKVYKLEETGHDVKSLEQAFRRAMETERIPIGVFYEVERPTLEEAFSHAMNPPPALRPLSPPDLTRLLSRFR; encoded by the coding sequence GTGACCGCGTTGGATCCCGCGATCTACGATACCGGTAAACGGCCCGTGTGGTGCCCCGGTTGCGGTAACTACGGCGTGCTCTTGGCCCTCAGGAAAGCCTTGGCAGAGCTCGAACTTAAACCGGAGAACGTGGTCATAGTCACGGGGATCGGTTGCCACGGCAGGATAAGCGACTACATGAAGACAAACGGCTTTCACACGATCCATGGTCGCGTCCTCCCGCTCGCCACGGGCATTAAGCTCGCAAATCCCAACTTAACGGTGATCGGGCATAGCGGCGACGGAGACGCCTACGCGATAGGGCTAGGGCACCTGCCACACGCCGCCCGTCGAAACATAGACATCAAGCTTATTGTCCATAACAACATGGTTTTCGGGCTCACGACGGGACAAGTAACGCCTACGACGCCCCTAGGGGTAAAGACGAAGTCTACGCCGTTCGGAAACCCCGAGCACCCCCTTAACCCGCTCTTGCTTGCACTCGCGAGCGGGGCTACCTTCGTGGCACGGGGCTTCAGCGGCGAGGTGGACCACCTGAAAGAGCTCATCAAGCGCGCCATACTGCACAAGGGGTTCGCCTTCATAGACGTGCTCCAACCATGTGTAACGTTCTTTAATACCTACTCGATCCTTCGGGAAAAGGTCTACAAGCTCGAAGAAACGGGCCACGACGTTAAGAGCCTGGAGCAAGCTTTCAGGAGGGCAATGGAGACGGAGAGAATACCAATAGGCGTCTTCTACGAGGTTGAACGCCCAACGCTAGAAGAGGCTTTCAGCCACGCGATGAACCCCCCGCCAGCTCTGAGACCTCTCTCGCCGCCTGACCTCACCAGGCTCCTTTCGAGGTTCCGCTGA
- a CDS encoding 2-oxoacid:acceptor oxidoreductase subunit alpha, which produces MPVENVIDLGLMVAGPAGAGVFASSLLLGKTLMRHGFSVFVTNEYPSLIRGGHQWAQVRAVFGGYSYSHRKTVDAVLALDKFSAEVHIADLKNGGIVVCDEGDAPTQADPRVVAFPLRRIVKEEGGPSVASNTVGVGVLLGALGLRIEIAERVIYDQFRGKKEAAELNARLLRRGFELGRSLELGVRDRVMSLKPAEEGRSLLIDGNSAVALGALSAGLTFFAAYPMTPASPILHFLAEVQRDLGIVVFQPESELAAINMAIGAAYAGARSMVATSGGGFSLMVEALGQAAMTETPILIVEVQRPGPSTGLPTHTAQGDLRFVIHASQGEFPRVVLAPGDPYQAYVLGNVGLNLAWKYQVPVIILSDKYLGESYWTLKDLPQLGVEEGKVSRESVNGTFPRYKLTEDGVSPMVFPGTPGSLVYANTSEHDEYGFGTIDPLKVKAMQEKRFLKLRKLREEAERSGVEVYGDGEVLVVTWGSTKMIVLEALRRISGVGLLQVVWLEPFPKNKVKSAVHGKKILVIENNMTGQLVSLLREHLFLEPADVLLKYDGRQFYPEDVEAWIASHLEAR; this is translated from the coding sequence GTGCCTGTGGAGAATGTAATCGATTTAGGCCTCATGGTGGCAGGACCGGCCGGGGCAGGTGTGTTCGCGTCGAGCCTGCTCCTAGGGAAAACCCTGATGCGGCACGGCTTCAGCGTTTTCGTAACGAACGAGTACCCCTCCCTGATCAGGGGAGGCCACCAGTGGGCACAGGTGAGGGCTGTCTTCGGAGGCTACAGCTACTCCCACAGGAAGACTGTTGACGCTGTTCTAGCCTTGGATAAGTTCTCGGCGGAAGTACACATAGCCGATCTGAAGAACGGTGGCATTGTGGTATGCGATGAGGGAGATGCGCCCACGCAGGCGGACCCCAGGGTGGTAGCTTTCCCCCTGCGCAGGATAGTCAAGGAAGAGGGGGGTCCCAGCGTTGCAAGCAATACCGTCGGCGTCGGCGTGCTTCTGGGGGCGCTCGGGCTAAGGATCGAAATAGCCGAGAGGGTTATCTACGACCAGTTTAGAGGCAAAAAAGAAGCTGCGGAGCTTAACGCTAGACTGCTTAGAAGGGGGTTCGAGCTTGGAAGGTCCTTGGAGCTGGGGGTTAGGGACAGGGTTATGTCCCTAAAGCCCGCAGAGGAGGGGCGGAGCCTCTTGATAGACGGGAACTCCGCCGTTGCTCTGGGAGCGCTGTCCGCCGGCCTAACTTTCTTTGCCGCTTACCCAATGACGCCGGCTTCCCCGATACTACACTTTCTGGCAGAGGTGCAGAGAGACCTCGGCATAGTGGTCTTTCAGCCGGAAAGCGAGCTAGCAGCTATCAACATGGCCATCGGCGCCGCGTACGCCGGTGCGCGCTCAATGGTCGCGACGAGCGGGGGTGGGTTCTCGCTTATGGTGGAAGCACTCGGTCAAGCCGCGATGACGGAGACGCCGATACTCATAGTCGAGGTTCAGCGTCCAGGGCCCTCCACGGGGCTACCCACGCATACCGCGCAGGGCGACCTCAGGTTCGTAATTCACGCCTCCCAGGGCGAGTTCCCGAGGGTAGTCCTAGCGCCCGGCGACCCCTACCAGGCCTACGTGCTCGGTAACGTGGGGCTTAATCTTGCGTGGAAGTACCAGGTACCGGTGATCATCCTTTCGGACAAGTACCTGGGTGAGAGCTACTGGACCCTGAAGGACCTACCCCAGCTCGGCGTTGAAGAAGGGAAAGTATCCAGGGAGAGCGTCAACGGGACCTTTCCCAGGTACAAGCTAACAGAGGACGGTGTTTCCCCGATGGTCTTCCCGGGAACCCCGGGCTCTCTTGTTTACGCCAACACGAGTGAACACGACGAGTACGGCTTCGGGACTATCGACCCGTTGAAGGTCAAGGCTATGCAGGAGAAACGGTTCCTCAAGCTAAGGAAGCTACGGGAGGAGGCCGAGAGGAGCGGCGTCGAGGTCTACGGAGACGGAGAAGTACTCGTAGTCACATGGGGGTCTACGAAGATGATAGTACTAGAGGCCTTAAGGAGGATTAGCGGCGTAGGTCTCCTCCAGGTGGTATGGCTGGAGCCCTTCCCGAAGAACAAGGTTAAGTCGGCCGTTCACGGCAAAAAGATCCTGGTCATCGAGAACAACATGACGGGGCAGCTCGTCTCCTTGCTGAGAGAACACCTGTTCCTGGAGCCGGCCGACGTGCTCCTGAAGTACGACGGGAGGCAGTTCTACCCGGAGGACGTAGAGGCTTGGATCGCGTCGCACCTGGAGGCGAGGTGA